The Garra rufa chromosome 23, GarRuf1.0, whole genome shotgun sequence genome includes a region encoding these proteins:
- the LOC141298928 gene encoding olfactory receptor 1500-like has translation MTSMQSNSTGNVTFVRPATFFIKGFSNVPHVKYYYMFLALVYVVTVLGNSFIMCTIYLARKLHTAKYIAVFHLALSDLCGSSALIPKVMDTFLFEHQDVSYEGCLANMFFVYHFMNLQSLTLLVLAYDRLVAICFPLRYHAIVTKPAIFLIIGVIWIFSVTYFSVLVSLVNRLSFCRSNVIDSHFCDQGLIYKLACNDNSINIMMGKISFGLLMCTPLILIIISYFCIALALLKIAHGGDRIKAMKTCTSHLMLVAIGYLPLISNNIVALTTSIDPNTRIINNSLRQVIPSMLNPIIYTLKTEEVMQSIKELYRHSKQIIVCAPHGQVLNLLPVGSLIVVAPYTGLQSWVKRK, from the exons ATGACCTCCATGCAGTCAAACTCCACTGGAAATGTTACCTTTGTTCGTCCTGCAACATTTTTCATAAAAGGCTTTTCTAATGTTCCACATGTGAAATACTACTACATGTTCTTGGCTTTAGTGTATGTTGTGACTGTTTTGGGTAATTCATTTATTATGTGTACCATTTATTTGGCCCGCAAACTTCACACAGCCAAATACATTGCTGTTTTCCATCTGGCGCTTTCTGATCTGTGTGGAAGCTCAGCTTTGATTCCCAAAGTCATGGACACATTTTTATTTGAGCACCAGGATGTTTCATATGAAGGATGTTTGGCAAATATGTTTTTTGTGTATCATTTCATGAATCTGCAGTCTTTGACACTGCTTGTCTTGGCTTACGACAGACTGGTTGCTATTTGCTTTCCTCTACGCTATCATGCCATTGTAACTAAACCAGCAATATTTCTGATCATTGGTGTGATATGGATTTTTTCTGTGACATATTTTTCTGTACTTGTAAGTTTGGTGAATAGACTCTCGTTTTGTAGATCTAATGTGATTGATAGTCATTTTTGTGATCAAGGCCTTATCTATAAACTAGCTTGTAATGATAATTCTATAAATATTATGATGGGAAAAATTAGCTTTGGGCTCCTCATGTGCACACCACTCATACTGATAATCATCTCATATTTCTGTATTGCTCTGGCTCTGCTTAAGATTGCTCATGGTGGTGACCGGATTAAGGCCATGAAAACCTGCACCTCGCATCTAATGTTGGTGGCAATTGGTTATCTCCCACTTATAAGCAATAATATTGTAGCCTTAACAACATCTATTGATCCAAACACCCGGATAATTAACAATTCCTTGAGACAGGTAATACCATCTATGCTGAATCCCATAATATACACTCTAAAGACAGAGGAGGTCATGCAATCCATAAAAGAACTGTACAGACACAGTAAG cagattattgtctgtgcaccacatggccaggtgctgaatctcctccctgtaggcagtctcatcgttgttgctccatacacaggcctgcagtcaTGGGTGAAGAGGAAGTAG